The genome window AAAAGGTGAAGGACAGGGCGGTTTATTGATTGACCAGTCAATATAAAAAACGCTAGGCCGACAAACGGAATCGCGAAGGGGTTGAGATGCCGAAACTGGGAATGGAACCGATCCGCCGGGCGGCATTGGTGGAAGCAACAATTGCCGAGGTCGGTTTTGCCGGGTCGCTTGATGTGACCGTCGGGCAGATCGCGCGGCGCGCGGGCATGAGCAGCGGATTGGCGCTTCATTATTTCGGCGGCAAGGATCAGATTTTTGCAGCGGCGATGGGGCATATTCTGTCGATGTACGGGGCCGCAGTTCGGGGCGCGCTGGCGCACGCCAAGACCCCCCGCGCACGGCTGGACGGGATCATCCGGGCCAGTTTTGACGGCGACAGTTTCCGGCCCGAGGTAATCAGTGCCTGGTTGAACTTTTACGTCCAGGCGCAGACCAGCCCGGATGCGCGCCGGTTGTTGCAAATTTATCAGACCCGCCTGCGCAGCAATCTGCTGCACGATCTGCGCCCGTTGTTGGGCGTGCGTGCGCCGGATGCCGCAGAAAACCTCGCCTCGTTGATCGACGGGCATTATCTGCGCGCGGCGCTGGGCAATGATCCGGGTGCAGCGGAAAAGGCCGCGGATCAGTTGTCGGCGGCGCTGGACAGCATGTTGGGGGCGGCGCGATGAGTGGCCCGAACATCCTGATCTTCATGGTGGATCAGTTGAATGGCACGCTGTTCTCGGATGGTCCGGCAGAGTGGCTTCATGCACCCAACCTGAAGGCGCTGGCAGCGCGTTCGGTGCGGTTCGCCAACAGCTATACCGCCTCGCCTTTATGTGCGCCGGGGCGGGCGTCGTTCATGTCCGGGCGGTTGCCATCGCGCACCGGCGTTTACGATAATGCGGCCGAGTTTGCGTCCGATACGACGACCTTCGCGCATCATCTGCGCGCGGCGGGGTGGCAGACCTGCCTCAGCGGCAAGATGCATTTCGTCGGCCCGGACCAGTTGCACGGGTTCGAGCAGCGTTTGACCACCGATGTCTATCCGGCCGATTTCGGCTGGACCCCCGACTGGCGCAAACCGGGTGAGCGGATTGACTGGTGGTATCACAACATGGGCTCGGTCACCGGGGCCGGGATCGCCGAGACAACCAATCAGCTGGAATATGATGATGAGGTTGCGCATCACGCGGTGCAGAAGGTCTATGACCTGTCGCGCGGCGGTGACGCGCGCCCCTGGCATCTGACGGTCAGCTTTACCCACCCACATGACCCCTATGTCGCGCGGCGGAAATACTGGGATCTGTACGAAGATTGCGCGCATCTGCTGCCCGATGTCGGGGCCATCCCATACGACGACCTTGACCCGCATTCGCAGCGTATTTTCGACGCCAATGACTGGCGATCCTTCGACATCAGCGAAGAAGATATCCGCCGCTCGCGCCGCGCCTATTTCGCCAACATCAGCTATCTGGACGACAAGATCGGCGAGGTGTTGACCGCGTTGGAGGCCACCCGGCAAGAGGCGGTGATCCTTTTTGTCAGCGACCACGGCGACATGTTGGGCGACCGGGGTCTGTGGTTCAAGATGAGCTTCTTTGAAGGGTCGGCGCGGGTGCCGCTGATGATCTCGGGGCCCGGGCTGGAACCGGGGCTGGTCGAAACGCCGATCAGCACGCTGGATGTCTGCCCGACGCTGTGTGATCTGGCGGGGATCGACATGGCGCAGGTCGCGCCCTGGACCGATGGGGTCAGTTTGTTGCCGGTGGCCACTGGTGCGCCGCGCGGGCCAGTGCCGATGGAATATGTGGCTGAGGCGTCGATTGCGCCGATGGTGGCTTTGCGGGATGGCAAGTGGAAATACACCGCTTGCCCGCAGGACCGGGATCAATTGTTCGATCTGGAGGCTGATCCGAATGAACTGACCGATCTGGCGGGCGATCCGGAAGCCTCTGACATGTTGATCCGATTGCGGGCGATGGCGGCGGATCAATGGGATCTGCGCGCCTTTGATGCGGCCGTGCGTGACAGTCAGGCGCGACGGTTGGTGGTGTATGAGGCGTTGCGCCAGGGCGGCTATTACCCTTGGGATTACCAGCCGCTGCAGAAAGCATCCGAGCGTTTCATGCGAAATCACATGGACCTGAATGTGCTGGAAGATGGCCAGCGTTTTCCAAGGGGTGAATGAGATGGCGCTGACGATCTACGGGCGGGCGACATCCTCGAACGTGCAACTGGTGATGTGGGGCGCGGCGGAACTGGGGCTGAGGCCGGAACGGCTTGACTATGGACATGTGCATGGCGGCACTGACACGCCGGAGTTTCGCGCGATGAACCCGCGCGGGCTGGTTCCGGTGTTGAAGGATGGCGACACGGTCATTTGGGAAAGCTGCGCGATCCTGCGTTATCTGGCGGCGCGCTATGGCGATGGTGGGGCGTTCTGGCCAGCCGATCCGGTGGCGCGCGCGGGCGTCGATATGTGGGCCGAGTGGGGCAAGAACGAACTGGCGCAGGCCTTCACGGCGCCGATTTTCTGGCCCCGTGTGCGGACCGCAGCGCGGGATCGGGATGAGGGGGCGCTTGCAGCCTCGGTCACGAGGTTTGAAGACAACCTCGACCTGCTGGAAGGTCAGCTTGACGGGCGCGCCCATGTGACCGGCGATGCGCTGAGCCTGGCCGACATCGTGATCGGTCATCTGTTGTTCCGCTGGTTTTCGATCGACGTGCCGCGCAGGCCGCGACCGAATGTCGAGGCCTATTATCAACGGCTGACGTCGCGCGCCGCATATGTGCAGCATGTCATGGTCGACTACGCCCCGCTGGCGCACCCGGAGGCCTGAATGGAAGCTGATTTTGTAATCGTCGGCGCCGGGTCGGCGGGATGCGCCATGGCCTA of Paracoccaceae bacterium contains these proteins:
- the betI gene encoding transcriptional regulator BetI, which produces MPKLGMEPIRRAALVEATIAEVGFAGSLDVTVGQIARRAGMSSGLALHYFGGKDQIFAAAMGHILSMYGAAVRGALAHAKTPRARLDGIIRASFDGDSFRPEVISAWLNFYVQAQTSPDARRLLQIYQTRLRSNLLHDLRPLLGVRAPDAAENLASLIDGHYLRAALGNDPGAAEKAADQLSAALDSMLGAAR
- the betC gene encoding choline-sulfatase, which codes for MSGPNILIFMVDQLNGTLFSDGPAEWLHAPNLKALAARSVRFANSYTASPLCAPGRASFMSGRLPSRTGVYDNAAEFASDTTTFAHHLRAAGWQTCLSGKMHFVGPDQLHGFEQRLTTDVYPADFGWTPDWRKPGERIDWWYHNMGSVTGAGIAETTNQLEYDDEVAHHAVQKVYDLSRGGDARPWHLTVSFTHPHDPYVARRKYWDLYEDCAHLLPDVGAIPYDDLDPHSQRIFDANDWRSFDISEEDIRRSRRAYFANISYLDDKIGEVLTALEATRQEAVILFVSDHGDMLGDRGLWFKMSFFEGSARVPLMISGPGLEPGLVETPISTLDVCPTLCDLAGIDMAQVAPWTDGVSLLPVATGAPRGPVPMEYVAEASIAPMVALRDGKWKYTACPQDRDQLFDLEADPNELTDLAGDPEASDMLIRLRAMAADQWDLRAFDAAVRDSQARRLVVYEALRQGGYYPWDYQPLQKASERFMRNHMDLNVLEDGQRFPRGE
- a CDS encoding glutathione S-transferase, yielding MALTIYGRATSSNVQLVMWGAAELGLRPERLDYGHVHGGTDTPEFRAMNPRGLVPVLKDGDTVIWESCAILRYLAARYGDGGAFWPADPVARAGVDMWAEWGKNELAQAFTAPIFWPRVRTAARDRDEGALAASVTRFEDNLDLLEGQLDGRAHVTGDALSLADIVIGHLLFRWFSIDVPRRPRPNVEAYYQRLTSRAAYVQHVMVDYAPLAHPEA